One segment of Castanea sativa cultivar Marrone di Chiusa Pesio chromosome 3, ASM4071231v1 DNA contains the following:
- the LOC142627942 gene encoding AP-1 complex subunit gamma-2-like, with product MNPFSSGTRLRDMIRAIRACKTAAEERGVVRKECAAIRAAINENDNDYRHRNLAKLMFIHMLGYPTHFGQMECLKLIASSEFPEKRIGYLGLMLLLDERQEVLMLVTNSLKQDLNHSNQYIVGLALCALGNICSAEMARDLAPEVERLLQFRDPNTRKKAALCAIRIIRKVPDLAENFINPAAALLKEKHHGVLITGVQLCTDLCKASADALEYFREKCTEGLVKTLKDVANSPYAPEYDIAGITDPFLHIRLLKLLRVLGQGDADASDLMNDILAQVATKTESNKNAGNAILYECVETIMSIEDNGGLRVLAINILGRFLSNRDNNIRYVALNMLMKAITVDAQAVQRHRATILECVKDSDASIRKRALELVYLLINESNVKPLTKELIDYLEVSDQEFKGDLTAKICSIIAKFSPEKIWYIDQMLKVLSEAGNFVKDEVWHALIVVISNASDLHGYTVRALYRALQTSVEQESLVRVAVWCIGEYGDMLINNVGMLDIEDPITVTESDAVDIIELAIKRHTSDLTTKAMSLIALLKLSSRFPSCSERIRDIIVQNRGNLVLELQQRSIEFNSIIQKHQNIRSALVERMPVLDEATFIGRRAGSMPATVSTSSGASLNLPNGVAKPSAAPLVDLLDLSLDDAPAPSSSGGDFLQDLLGVDLSPASNQSGTNQASKTGTDVLLDLLSIETPPVQSSSSPPDVLSSIQDNKSPVASLEELALPSSLSGQATTPVGAAPMMDLLDGFVSNPPKPENNGSVYPSVVAFESSALRITFDFSKPPGNPQTTSIQATFTNLSPNVYTDFIFQAAVPKFLQLHLDPASSNTLPATGNGSITQNLRVTNSQHGKKSLVMRIRIAYKINDKDVLEEGQISNFPRGL from the exons ATGAATCCCTTCTCTTCCGGAACGCGTCTCAG GGACATGATTCGGGCTATACGTGCCTGCAAAACTGCAGCAGAGGAACGTGGTGTTGTAAGAAAAGAGTGTGCCGCTATTCGTGCCGCAATTaatgaaaatgataatgattaTAGGCACCGTAACCTTGCAAAGCTTATGTTCATTCACATGCTTGGCTACCCCACACATTTTGGTCAAATGGAGTGCCTGAAGTTAATTGCTTCTTCTGAATTTCCAGAGAAAAGAATAGGATATCTTGGCCTCATGTTGCTTCTTGATGAAAGACAAGAAGTTCTAATGTTGGTCACAAACTCGCTAAAACA AGATCTCAATCATTCAAATCAGTATATTGTGGGACTTGCCCTTTGTGCTTTGGGAAATATTTGTTCAGCTGAGATGGCTCGTGATCTTGCACCAGAAGTAGAAAGATTGCTGCAATTTCGAGATCCAAATACACGGAAAAAA GCAGCATTGTGTGCCATAAGGATTATAAGGAAAGTACCAGACCTGGcggaaaattttataaatcctGCTGCAGCCTTACTTAAAGAAAAGCACCATGGAGTTTTAATAACTGGAGTTCAACTTTGTACAGATCTATGCAAAGCCAGTGCGGATGCCCTTGAATATTTCAGAGAG AAATGCACAGAGGGTTTGGTTAAAACACTCAAGGATGTCGCAAACAGTCCATATGCACCCGAGTATGACATTGCTGGCATCACCGACCCTTTCCTCCATATCAGATTGCTTAAGCTTTTGCGTGTGTTAGGCCAAGGAGATGCAGATGCCAGTGACTTGATGAATGACATACTTGCTCAG GTGGCAACAAAAACTGAGTCAAACAAGAATGCTGGCAATGCTATTCTATATGAATGCGTTGAAACTATCATGAGCATTGAAGATAATGGTGGCTTACGTGTGCTTGCGATCAATATCTTGGGAAGATTCTTGTCAAATCGTGACAACAATATCAg ATATGTTGCATTAAACATGCTGATGAAGGCTATAACCGTAGATGCTCAAGCAGTGCAGAGGCATCGGGCGACAATCTTGGAATGCGTTAAG GATTCAGATGCTTCAATTAGGAAAAGGGCTCTTGAACTTGTTTATCTTCTAATAAATGAGAGCAATGTGAAACCTTTAACAAAAGAGCTGATTGATTATCTGGAAGTAAGTGATCAGGAATTCAAGGGAGATCTTACTGCAAAAATTTGCTCCATAATTGCAAA GTTTTCACCAGAGAAGATATGGTACATTGATCAGATGCTCAAGGTTCTCTCTGAG GCTGGAAATTTTGTTAAAGATGAAGTCTGGCATGCCCTTATTGTTGTGATAAGCAATGCTTCTGACCTCCATGGATATACTGTGAGGGCATTATACAGAGCACTCCAAACATCAGTTGAACAG GAAAGTCTTGTGCGAGTGGCTGTTTGGTGCATTGGAGAATATGGTGACATGTTGATCAATAATGTTGGAATGCTTGATATAGAGGATCCAATAACT GTAACAGAATCTGATGCTGTGGACATCATAGAACTTGCTATTAAGCGCCATACATCAGACCTCACCACAAAAGCAATGTCTTTGATTGCTCTGCTAAAGCTCTCTTCCCGTTTTCCTTCTTGTTCAGA GAGGATCCGAGATATTATTGTTCAAAACAGAGGAAACCTTGTGCTTGAATTGCAGCAGAGATCTATCGAATTCAATTCCATTATTCAGAAGCATCAGAATATTAG GTCTGCACTGGTGGAAAGGATGCCTGTTTTGGATGAGGCAACTTTCATTGGAAGGAGGGCTGGTTCAATGCCAGCAACGGTTTCAACTTCCAGTGGTGCGTCACTTAATCTTCCAAATGGAGTTGCTAAACCTTCTGCGGCTCCTCTTGTAGATTTACTTGATCTAAGTTTAGATGACGCTCCTGCACCTAGCTCTTCTGGTGGTGATTTTCTTCAGGATCTCCTTGGTGTTGATTTGTCACCAGCATCAAATCAATCTG GTACAAATCAGGCTTCAAAAACCGGCACAGATGTTCTACTGGATCTTTTGTCTATTGAAACACCTCCTGTACAAAGTAGTTCATCCCCACCTGATGTATTATCTAGCATTCAAGATAACAAATCTCCAGTTGCATCATTGGAGGAACTTGCATTGCCATCTTCACTTTCTGGACAAGCCACTACTCCTGTAGGAGCTGCTCCTATGATGGATTTGTTGGATGGCTTTGTCTCCAATCCACCAAAGCCTG AAAACAATGGTTCAGTTTATCCATCTGTTGTTGCATTTGAGAGCAGCGCCTTGAGAATAACGTTTGACTTCTCTAAGCCTCCTGGAAACCCACAAACAACATCGATCCAGGCTACTTTTACAAATTTGTCACCGAATGTCTATACAGATTTTATTTTCCAGGCAGCAGTTCCAAAG TTTCTTCAACTGCACCTAGATCCCGCTAGCAGCAATACTCTCCCTGCAACTGGTAATGGGTCTATCACACAAAATTTGAGAGTTACCAACAGCCAACATGGAAAG aaATCTCTTGTCATGCGAATAAGAATAGCTTACAAGATCAACGACAAAGATGTATTGGAGGAAGGACAAATTAGCAATTTCCCTCGTGGTTTGTGA